The sequence TAGTTTTTCTCCTAAATAATCAAAACCAACACCACCCGTGGCAACCCATTTACCTGCATCGTGAACCATAgctcttttattttactattaccATCGTCCATCTTTGACCTTCAACGGTAGCAGAGGAGTAGCAGTAACCACGACGTAAGGAAGCAACACCATTAGCACCATGAGCCACCTCATTCTTTTCTATTATTACATACTTCTCCTCAACAATACCTAAACAATAGTGGCTTGCGAAGAAGaaacaatataagaaattaGTTAACTGGGAAGAACATTATTCCTTGTTGGGGTTCATCTGGATAAGTCTTTTCATTCACATTAACCTTTACACCGATATTATTCCATCCTTCTTGCATCATTTTAGATCTTAGGAGCTCACTTGAGTCTAACAACtatataatttgaatatattcCTCATTGAGGCTTATTACTCCTTTCACTACTCTACCTCTAACAAATCTCCtgaaattttcatatttatcaGTAGTATGACATATAGTCATATACCATCTGCACAATCTTTTAGTATCTTGTGATTTTTTCACTGCCATGAATCTAAGTATTTGATTTACTACCAAGGCATCAAACATCTCGATTGCTATAATAGTTATAAAGGGGATGCCGTAGAACAATAAATATCATTAGCAATGGGCATCACATTAACTAACAATGTATTAATTGAAGGAAAAAGGTTGTCATTGATtcctattgttttatttttttttcagaaaacttATCATGCTTTGATTCTATCAAATCCTAGATTATGTTTCTAAATATTACATAATTTTTATGGAATGGCCAATCACCCCATGCCATTTATAAAAATTCTTCCCTTTCAATTCTTCATCGATCATTTGTTTATgtttccctttaattttaattcttttgtttaCTAACAATCAATCAAGAATAACATCAGCTTAATTTATatcaaatgaataatttttttcattgtttaaagTTAAAGATCTTAAAGCTTTaccattattttatgttaatgtATTGCAAACTATTGCCTCACCATTTATGAACTCTACAATGTTTACATCTATTGTTTCTTGATAATAGGTTCTATAAATTCGAACCTTTTTCTCTACTTCCTCTCTTAATAAACTCTTATACCTAGGAACTCTTGCCCCTAACTCATATATATCCTTGAACTTCATccgtttgaattaatttattaattctcaTTCCAAACCTTGTTGTGTAATCAttataaattctttttcatGAATCCTAAACCAATATTTTCCTATAGCCTCcataaatatatctaaatattGCATCATAGTCTCGATAAggtattgttttaattttaccaaGTCTGCTAACACAAACTCTGGTTATGGCCTAGAAAAGTGTGCTTGGAATATAGTTTGCATGTTATTTCAATTCTGAACAGAGTTCgatgataaatttatataacaAGTTAATGCTCTTTCTGTTAATGAATTTAGAAACAatcttaactttaaaaattttgaatcaaCAGCTTCTTTATAGTGGCAAATGAATCTAGTTATGAGCTCTAGAGCAGATACTGACCCTTCACCATTGAACAACATAAATTATGGGAATCTATACTTGGTGGGATAAGGGTACATTCTATCTATATAGTTTGGATAACGTTTCTTATAAGTTGATATGTGAATTTGTTAAACCCTTGCACCATAAACTTGTTCAACTATTCCTAAAATATATTCGGGATCATTCCTATCTAATGGGGTATTAAACTTTGGAATCATTTTTTAGCCTATGTATCTTGGcgaaatattttcataatttataattcttgcttttaaattattttcagctTCTTCCACAACTATaagtttttctaaatttttagaatttatttttctataaagttgGTATTTCATGTTCTGTTCCAATAAGAACATTAATTAACTCATCTTTCTCTTATAAACTTcctattaattttgatttatttggtgCTATTATtctaaagaattaatttgacaCTCACATTATAGGCGCCAATTGTTTGATGTAGGTTCTTTTGTGTCTGTCTTAATTAATAAGACTGTACAACTTATCATTAGTTTTAAGTTAAATGGTTTGAACTTTGGATTTAGTCTAAAATCTAgttatgtaattttaaatttgtattacaaaattacacaaatatcaatacattaaatttatttccacacaaataataatttaattgaacAAGTGATCAAATACTCGAAATAACTTGAATGTAAAGTAAACTCAATAACTTAGAAGATGAATACTTACATACATAAAATAACTCATACTCTTATTATATTCACAAATTGAAACTCCTAAATAATATAACatctgtttttatattttttttatttatataattaaaattgcaaACCTacatatattaagaaaatttcaagcctattttgattttcatctACAAATTCATAATATACTTTTCTATAGCCTATAAGTTTCAGctttaaaagttattattaacCTATTAGTATAGGATGGTTATGCCGGCTTGACTTGATAATTATAGTGTAAAGGTAGTCCTAAATTCTTTTTGAGGGGTGACTTTTCGATCCGTATTGTCAGGAGTTCAGGGACTCCACtcctcccttcttcttcttcttcctcctcctcctttaccCGAATCTCTTGTAAACCTAAAGGGGATGGGAACTTGATAAAACTGTGATGCAattatttgagtttttgttgaaCCTCTACCTTTAAATTATGCAACTTATATTATACCTGCTTCTATAcgcattctttttatttacatgGTAACTTTTATCTTCTATGTTTCGCCAAGATAATCCTTCAATGATTTATCAGTTAGATATCTTGTAACTCTTTATGTACTTCCCATTTAAATTTATAGTATAACAGTACCATCTAATCATGTGCTGCACATAAGCAGACATGTAGAATTCTTTCCATCACGCAAAATATCCATTTCACAAGTCACCCAGAATCTAGAGCCACAAAATCACAAGGCAAATCTTCACACTTGTTCAAGCAAACATATAATCAAAGTGCTCGGCGATTCTCTGCATCGGATAGTTACTGAAATTGCAGGCCTacagttacaaaaaaaattaaatttcaagtaCAACAAATTCATAGCGATAATAGAGTTGAATTACATCATGACCAGTATGGACGGACACCAACGAGAAAATACAAGTTCCTCCATGATTGAGCTAGCAATAAAAGGAGACCAGCTAACCATGCTTGGAGATTTACCTGACTCCAACATATTATTTACCTACCACAAATAACTACAGACATGATACGAGTCCGATACTACTACAACTACAGGCTTGATACTTTGGCCCTGCTGCAACTGCCAAAAACTTCATTGCAGCAACCAAATCCCTAAatctaaaaagtaaataaaaaaaaaaaagaaaataatacagGACAGacaaatttaagataaaattgaagCCCAATCAATCTCGTAAGAAGGATACTTCTGCAACATAAAATTCCCCGAGTCAAACTCCAACGGTGCTTCCTCAAAATCCGGAAACGTCAGATCAGACAAGGGCGAAGATCCACCCGACCCATCACTCTCCGTCAACACCGGAGACGGTGTCTCAGACTTGACCACCGGCTCCTCCTCCTGTGTCCCAACCACCGAGCTGGTTTCCTTCTTGGTCGAGTTACTTCGCTTCTCTACTTTTCCTCGTTTCTGCTGCGAAGAATTCTCCAAGCTCTCGCAAATAGCTTGGAGTTTCGCATCAACCGAGGAATGGAGAGGCTTGTACTCGCCGATGTGGGACCCTTGGTGGCGTAGATTAGGGAAGTTAAGCCTTGCAAAGTCGCCTCTGAGTTTGAAAGCTGCTTTGTCATAAGCCAAAGCCGCCTCCTCTGCTGTGTCAAAGGTGCCGAGCCAGAGACGGGTTCTATTCTTGGGTAAACGGATCTCAGCGACCCACTTGCCCCAGTGCCTTTGCCTTACTCCTCTGTAAAGCTTCGTGGATTTTGATGGTGTACCCACTTGTTTCATGGGGACTGGCTTCGGGGATAAAAATTTGAGGGTTTGCGGTTGCTGGCAAGATCGAAGGTAAGAGTGGCTGTTATTTTGGTGGATTTGGGTTTGGATCTGGTGGATCTGGTTTGGGGTAAGGTGGTTGAGCCCAATTGAACTAGATGGTTGCTGGAGACCCATTGGGTCGTTAATCGAGAACCCAGTTGAAAATGGGTAGGCCGTCGATGTGGAGCAGCAAACGTCTGGGTACAAAAAgggctgttgctgttgctgttgctgttgctgttgctgtagATGTGATGGTGTAGAGAAAGAAACGAAGTAATCGTAAGAAGTAGAAGGGAGAGAAGgtaaagaaggagaagaaggatAGTAAGGGGTTTGAGAAGGAGATGTGGTAGTTGGAGAGGAAGCACTTTTCATAAAAGGTTCAAGTGCTTCCATTAACTCGCCCACCAAGGGGTCTGATTGAAGCGATATGCTACTGTAGAGATCCATTATAGCTGCCATGCCTTCAAGAAAAGCTCAAGATTATAGACAAGAAGTAAAAATTcagatgaaaaacaaaaaacctagtTCTTAATTATAGACAAGAACAGGTTTGTGCTTTACAAAATAGAAAGTAAGACAGAGGTATAGAAATAGATAACCCCTTTGGATTCAAGaacctaaaaaaaaccaaccttgAGGGAACTTAAAAACAGCCCTTCAAGCTGATTCAGCtagcaaaagaagaaatagcttaaaatcaacagaaaatgaaagatgaaaacGTTtacgaaaaataaaataaaaatctggaTCTCGATTCTGAAAACACCTGGCTTTCGTTAAAATCCTTCTTAAGTTTGCTTTTTTAACATTACTTTCATCAGAAAAACAAACCCAGAAATCACAACTTGAAAGACAGATGATTAACAGAAAGGGATTCAGCGAAGCGGGGAATTACAGAGAGGGGGGGTcgattaaaacttaaaaatcaacaatcacaaaGAGCTCACTAAGCACCCTTGCCTTTACTT is a genomic window of Populus alba chromosome 5, ASM523922v2, whole genome shotgun sequence containing:
- the LOC118030444 gene encoding ethylene-responsive transcription factor RAP2-13, which encodes MAAIMDLYSSISLQSDPLVGELMEALEPFMKSASSPTTTSPSQTPYYPSSPSLPSLPSTSYDYFVSFSTPSHLQQQQQQQQQQQPFLYPDVCCSTSTAYPFSTGFSINDPMGLQQPSSSIGLNHLTPNQIHQIQTQIHQNNSHSYLRSCQQPQTLKFLSPKPVPMKQVGTPSKSTKLYRGVRQRHWGKWVAEIRLPKNRTRLWLGTFDTAEEAALAYDKAAFKLRGDFARLNFPNLRHQGSHIGEYKPLHSSVDAKLQAICESLENSSQQKRGKVEKRSNSTKKETSSVVGTQEEEPVVKSETPSPVLTESDGSGGSSPLSDLTFPDFEEAPLEFDSGNFMLQKYPSYEIDWASILS